From a region of the Alnus glutinosa chromosome 1, dhAlnGlut1.1, whole genome shotgun sequence genome:
- the LOC133881174 gene encoding formin-like protein 20: METARNHVLTAILPLMSLLMIMPLPEAMATPEAHTSSKYQIACTMCSACDNPCNPVPSPPPPSPPPASPPPPPPTTSTPSNCPPPPSPPSSGGGGGGGGSYYYSPPPPSQPSYTYSSPPPPIIGGAVYPPPNYKNYPGPPPPNPIVPYFPFYYHSPPPPSIGSSLRGSLVYTAATIGFAILVCLF, from the coding sequence ATGGAGACAGCCAGAAACCATGTATTAACAGCAATACTCCCTCTAATGTCGCTCCTGATGATCATGCCTCTGCCGGAGGCAATGGCAACTCCAGAAGCACACACCTCGTCCAAGTACCAGATCGCATGCACAATGTGCTCGGCCTGTGACAACCCTTGCAACCCAGTGCCATCGCCCCCACCACCCTCGCCGCCTCCAGCCTCGCCACCTCCGCCACCGCCAACAACATCCACCCCCTCCAACTGCCCACCACCGCCATCCCCACCAAGCTCCGGGGGCGGAGGCGGCGGAGGAGGCTCGTACTACTACTCTCCACCCCCGCCATCTCAGCCCTCCTACACTTACTCCTCACCGCCGCCACCAATTATTGGCGGCGCAGTCTATCCTCCGCCAAACTACAAGAACTACCCAGGGCCGCCACCCCCTAATCCCATTGTGCCATACTTTCCGTTCTACTATCACAGCCCCCCTCCTCCATCTATCGGCAGCTCGTTGAGGGGTTCTTTGGTTTATACTGCCGCTACTATTGGGTTTGCTATTCTTGTTTGCTTGTTTTGa